In Plasmodium vivax chromosome 14, whole genome shotgun sequence, the genomic window gaatgtactttttttttttttttttttttggaactggtttaattttttttttttttttttttacaaaaatgaggtTAAAACTTTGCCAATTTGTCAACATCggtcatttaaaaaaaaaaaaaaaaaaaatgtctcTTAATCAGCACACATAAATTGAAGGCGTTTTTTACTTGACCTTAACCTTTTGTGGaagccattttaaaaacagtTTTTTCAGGGGTACACACCTTTACACATGTTTTCACCTCCAAACCAACGCTTCTACAGGTATGGAAATGTATTCAATGTAAATTTGAGCGGGTTTTCTCTTCACATTTGAACCTTAATGAACGGGCAGGGAAAAttgtttcattttggctaggAAGTGCCGTTCCactgggaaaaaaagtaaaccaacgggaacaaaaaaaatgaagaaatgaacgtaaaaaaaaatgcagaaattaacgcaaaaaagagcgtaaaaaagaacgcaaaatgaacgcaaaaatgaagcgaGGCGGAAATTCAAAAATGCCATGCAAAGTCACTCAGCACGTCAAATGCTTTTTAATGGGTGGAAATTTTTTGTCATAACGGCAACATTCTTTCTCCCAATTGCAGTGGTATAGTGTACTATAGGACAACTGCATCTCGATACGTATTTGCAtaattgtgtttttttttaacataaatgaatattcTTTGTTTTCCTCCAGTAGCgtgcccctttttacaaCGCGGCggcaattttatttgctatttcaatttttcacagggaatgaaaatgaaagggCACAACGACATACATGCTCATACGCGTATAGTTAACAAGAGATTAATATTCTCTCTCTCATAAACTTCAAACAGTTGCACCTTTTTTATGGTGtgtttcttcaattttttaagaacgagggggaacaaatttaaaaatgcaaacgcCCCTTCCATCCTGCTAATGAGAAAAGGCGCTTTCCTGCATGTTGCATAGTACGCCATAAAAGGGTCAATCATAATCGCGCGCACAAATAAACGCATATATTTAACATGCACAGTTGCGTGCGTATAAACCAATCCAAGTTAAAATCATGCCGACCGTAACGAAtgcatatttaaataaatttatttttgactaaaatgcctttttttctacataacATGGGTATAATAGAGGCCCCATTTTTGATCACATATGCAAAATGGTAACGACCTTTCAAACGTCAAATTTGCATGATGTTGCACGCGttgggaagaacaaaatataaaaaaaaagaaatgtatttttttgagtCACGTCGAATAGTAGGTATGAATATGGAAGGACCATGTGAACCTGAGGTGCAGTGGAGGGGGTGTACGTTTGACAGAAACGCTTATCACTGATCACCtatatttttgctcctttatttttttatacatgtgATGTACGAATGCAAATTATACCGGGAAGGAAACACGCATAACGATAAGCGCAAAATGACGTTCATCCAATTCGCTCGCTTGCGCGTTGCACTTAGAGGGCACTTATTTTGTTGATCACAATTTATTCTTTATGTCGTTCCTTGTGGTTCAGGGTTTATGTTAATTCGAAATATTGTTGGGGCAAAACATGGGAAGGGCAAGGCGCGCAAAGCAGAGCCGCGGGATACGCATATGCGCAGCAAAGAAGGAGCTTTCACGAAATCGCTTCAAATCATTTGAATGTACAATTTGACGTTATTTGAACATCACCGGTTTGGCTCTACTCCTTTTCTATATGTACGCAATTTTCACGTTagagcaattttttatttaaggggaaaccccccctacgcatttatttattctttttatgcGAGTATACAATAGGGCCCGTCTACATATAATGTGCCACAGGTGCAGTGGagatgttttatttttttagcagGTCTGGTgattttcatcatttggcCACTATGGATTTTTCGCATTATATTTCGTGTCCCAGTTTCGTTTATTTCATTGGCCATCTTTAAAAACGCAGCATTGTGCTATTTTGCCAACTGTTTAAAATGCGGCAGTAccgcaattttttcaaatcattgggaaaaagaaacgaaaataaaggtaaaacaaaataagggtaaaataaaataaaataaaaacaaaataaaggcaatacaaaataaaagtaaaatgaaaattaaataaaaatgggataagtataaaaataaatattatgccCGCGTCCTTCTCACCTTTTGCAACAAAAGTAttcaatttatataaaagtgCATAATATGGTCGCGCACACAAGCTAagaataattatgtatataatgtaGTATACTATACTATACAACGTTCCCCCTTTAATTTTCTCTACGTAACTAATCCGCTACTTATACCGACTGGCAATATTATTTACGTGGCCATATTTCAAGGGGGGGGTTCCGGAAACACTGCCGGAGCGTTATGCCTGTttatacttttaaaaaaaaacaaattgcaTGTGTTTGCATGTTCCATTCGTTTTAGCAGTATCGCTTTTTTATACTATACGTTACGTATACATAAGTATAAAGTAtgtatattcataatatGCGCACAAGTACATATAACGTTATCCCCATGGAAGTATGGCAAACTTTTGgacgaaaaaatgcaaaaaaaaacgtgagAGTAGTATTAGCAAGTGTATGCACAAAGCGTCGCGTTAAAAAACTTTGCAAATGAACGCCACATACGTTTCATACCCATACTGCATAGCCGCGGCACGCGGGTCTTTTTTTAAGCACCAAGTAGAAAATTTACTTCTcgcaaaaaggcaaattaaaaaaaaatgaaataaatataatataaataatatataccgTACATTACGCATAAATAAGTAAACGCGTATATATCTCATTCGTCATTATGCAAATTAATTAGCAAACGGTTGGACGGTTAACTTTTCTTCAAAGTCGTtactaaataaaattttattcatacTGCATATGCGCATAAACATACgcatacgaaaaaaaaaaaaaaaatataaaaaataatattttttttttttttaatttaaattttttaaatttaaatacaaaacgcaaaacatttttataaacaattttttttatctttaaaaaCTGGATTTTCTTATACCTTCGCTTTTCCTGTTTTAATTAATCAAGTTAATTAAAGCTAATTTTGacgtttattttgtttttatataatatttttgaatattatATAGGAATAAAGTAACAAATACTtacgtatattttataacgtTCGCTGAAAAAACAGTTTCGTACCacttatacatatttataagtGAGTTATGCTTTGGGAGgagtaaatatatacatataaaaacgTACGTAATGTATGTATGACATATATATTTGCGTAAAAggcttatatatatatttatacatatagcGCGCGcattgtatgtatatatttatttgcagGAATTTCAACAAATCGCGAGTGTTAAAATCTTTTGCAGAAGTTTCAAAAAGGATTTTGttcatatgcatattttttttttttagctgtttctttttttcgcttgaTTATACGCGTATAGTAATGCAcggtaccttttttttttttaaaaaaaaaagatattcgAAAGAGCGTAAAAAGATTATACTTGtattgtatataattttttgagtATTCAAAAGCTTTCATCGTAAACATACCATTTGCGCATAGTTTATATGTGACTGTTTGCCCTTCGCGAAGTGTATACttgcatacgtacgtacatatacgTAGGCACATAAACGTAGGTACATAaacgtatgtacatgtgaACAGCTCACCGCGACGTGCTCGACCAATATCAGCGCACTGATTGCGTAAGAAGGCAAATTTTCTCGCGAGGTCCAAGCCAATTGCATATAATTGCATATAATTGCATATATTGTATGCGAAATTGACGTGTACAATAACTCTGCAGAGAAGGAGTCGGCTTTAAAAGCGCAGCGCATTTCGCGACTTACGCACAAACGAGAGCAGCATTTGCTTGCAAACCACGTGCCGCTTTTACAAAACGTTTTTACGTTACGGTATAGTGTACATATTGTGTATAATTATACGCCTTtcgcctatttttttttcctttatcgCCCATTTGCGCGATTTCATTTCGCCATTTCCCCAGATTGTATAGTTAGcaagtatatatttacatatatatacgtgcATACTGTACTCGCGCTGAAGGAAACATCTTTCCCCCTGATTTGTGCCGCCCGCTGCACGCCCGCGCCGCACACACGCACACGCGTTactattttttgcttataattttcttattaaaaggaatataAGAATAACATAAGCataccttttccttttatattatgcaaaaaataatatatatttctaactataaaaataatgactaTTACATTAGATAGCTTTAATGAGCAAAAAGTGCataataatcaaaataaaagaaaatacaatTGCAGACTGAATTTTAAAAGGTTTACAAAGAGAAGGAATAACTACAACGAAGATAACAGAGACagcaaaattaacataaagaCAGCATTAATCAAAAATGAGGTCATAAGTGATGATAACGACGAATTTATAGATAGCAATTTGATGAGGACATGCCACAGATTCAGACTGTACAAGCACAGTAGCAACAAAATAGACATTTACTACCCCTATGATAAGAAGAAACTAGATAAGTATGACTATGAGAGGGACCAGACCTTCTGTTCTTTAACCGACATAGAAGACGTTGTGAACAATGGAGATGACAAAagcagcaaatttttttactataaaaataaaagcttaAATGATTACAAGTCTTgctttgaaaagaaaaacaaaaagacgAAATGGTTCCGAttgagaaagaagaaaaaaaaagaccacGCAATGGACGAAAGCCTCAAATACCTGAACGAGTCCGTGTGCTCAAATTATAAAGAAGCCAACAAGAACAACAAGTTGGACAATTCGTCCAAGTACTCGAAGAACTGCGTTATAAACACGACCGTGAATGGCATAAGGGGCTTTTCAGCGTGGATCTTCTGAATCCATCGGAGTGAGTAGACGAGGAGTGAAGTGAAATGGAATGAATAGTGGAGTGGAATGAGGcgagataaaataaaatgaaacaaaaaaaaaaaaaaaaattgcatggACCCCCTCAATGAGAGAGTGACATATTGTAACCCCGTGTGTGCGCACCGCTCAACTGTGTGCATTAAAAGTCAACCGAGGCAAATGAGTCcatttctatatattaaaaaaattgatgtttgcactgtatatacatatatatatatatgaacagTTTTGTATTATGCCCCCAACCATCACCCCCCACCGATGATACATTTTCATGATGCTGTGAGAGAATGACAGACACACACCCCACCCCCTTCGGCCATGCTACTCGAGCTCGTatccttttgcaaaatataaaagcagCTATTAAAACTTCTTTGAAAaaacattccttttttttaaaactgcaggaatttttcttctatatttttttaatgttttaatgttttaatgCTTTATCGCTTTAACGCTTTAATGCTTTATCGCTTTATCGCTTTATCGCTTTATCGCTTTATCGCTTTATCGCTTTATCGCCTTAACGCCTTAACGctttaatgtttttatattttgcaatttgtttttccccacccccctatttcgctttctttttattttacatttgaattttacaataacaaaatatatgttgtaaattatgtataaatatagtGTTTAAGTTGAATAAACCAAAAGAGTAGCAGTAggctttttttccattttttttttaaatgtatagtatatttttttatactcctttatcaatttttttaatataattaatttttacatttttaacaaaaaaaaatgttttattttatttttttttatgagtatATTACGCCCAAAATTTACTCAggtttttttccattccagATGttttcacatatatattatataatatcttattatatttaactacataatattttattacgtaatatctttattatattttattacataatattttattattatatataatagataGCCttactatataatatatttatttcatttcattgattcactttttttttttttttttatcattacgTTAAACGCTTTAAGCATAATAATAAAGTGTATATTTAGccaatataaaatttttttttttagagtGCTAACTGGAGTTTCAAACGAGGTTTTAATAGCCTATACGCGTTCGATACGTTCTTGGGTGCTTAAGTTTTAAGCCCCACGCCATATCGCATGGCATGTGTCGCTGTCTTGACCGCTTCCAAAGCGTTACTGCTATTAAGTGGCCAATTAAAGAAAGTAGACCACCATTTGCTGGCTATATACTGCCCAGGTGGGAAATCCTCAGCAGATTAGCTTGGCACATTTGCCCCTGCACTTGTGTGTGGTGGTGAGGTGCATTATAagcacacacacgcacacaGGGATGATagggtttccccccccccccccaaaaaaaaaaaaaaaaaacacttcgCGCAAAGGCTCCTGTTCATTTGGGGGCTTATCCAAAAGAAGagaattttttcacaattagGCTCTTTTGCGGACGCAACTATACATATACCGCGCAGCGTGCGCATTTTCTACCCTCCGAATGTGATACGACAAATAGGGGAGAAGTTCACTAAAGGAGTGTTCACCCGGTTGGCAAcggttatttattttttttcttttttccctttccccttgGTCATGTCTTGGACACACATTATAGTTAGCCTACAAAAGACAGTTAAGTCTATTGGCTGACTTTGCGTTTCCCGCCTGTTTGCAACTATTCCGTGACGTTTTTGTGAGGGttccattttctttattcGTACGAATAAGggtggaggaaaaggaaagattcttcgttttttctgcGGTACATTGGCGtacctccccttttgcgttgCACCTATGGGGACTCTCACAAAACAGTTGatactttttcattttttaaattgggGGCACCCTTCGTGCGTCACCCAAGGGGTTTAGAGCGGACAGCCACCGCACAGGCATAAATGGATATTCAGCTcaacacacatatataaatacctATGTAGGAATAACCCCCCGGGAACCTCTTTTGCGcaactcccccttttttaatgccACCAAacttgtgatttttttttctttaaaatgcttccattttgacaCACTATGGCTTTTTttagaacaaataaaatacacaaaaagggaaattccAAATGTAGTCATAAATTGGAGAGGCACATTTTAAGTGGCCCTCTGGAGGGAGGACAGTCGCTCGAAagtggagaagaagaaggggatGAAAGTTATGAAGTTGGGGCAAAAGACGGATGGGACCCATGTGCAGGctccaaaaaggaggagacaAACGAAAGAAGAGGTAAAGCagatgatgaagaagggGACGCAGAATCTCACTCGAGTGGTACTACTGCCAATTCGGATGAAAATGATGATAACACGGAAAACGTGACAAATGTGCAATGTGAAAGCATCGCGCAGTACCTGGATGGAGACTTCCTATGGAGCGTGATCAACGCGTTGAacgaggggcaaaaaaaaagtcctgCAGTGCGCTTAAGGGGTGGAGATGAACATGCTGAACAGGGCATGCACAACAAAATGCCCCAAATTTatataagcaaaaaatatatcgaCGTGGGGTGCCTCGCTGCTTGGAAATTGTCAAGCAGTAAAAGCAAATCggacacaaaaaaattaaaagacaATAATGTGAACACATACTGGCAGTCCTCCGGAATAGGACCACACACAATCacaatacaattttttaaacttacaaaaatttccaaaatatatttactctttaattatttattagaCGAATCTTACACGCCTTACGAAATATCCATCAAAGTAGGAAACGATGAAAATCGTCTCGATGTTTTATGTACCACCTTTTGCGATGTGAATAAACACCCTGTGGATGAACCTTTTTGGTTTGTTATTGACTTGGCAAAATTTCAACTCCTCTCTTACTTGTATAATTACAATATGAGCACCTTCAAGCGTTCGAATTTTATATACTGCCGTTACTTACAAATTTGTGTCATGTCGAGTCAGCACTATGGGCGGGACACGCGCATACGGCAAGTAAAAATTTTCGGCCCCACCTATCCTTTTTATAAGCATGATAAATCGCTCATTTTGTGAGGCGTTACTGCGAtttggaaaattataaacgaACAAATGGTTAACAGAAGTTCATCTGTGGTGACAAATTGGAGTACGCgcggaaggaagaaaaaaacaaatgttgAATAtcttcgtaaaaaaaaaaaaaaaaaaaaatgccttatTTTGTCCACACCCCGCGCTggggaaaaaggcacacaaaaaaaaagtaacacttaaaaaaaacttttgcACATGCAGGAAAATGCAAACAgaaaggagggggggggtaaCCCCAAACAGAGGAGCAACAGACAAATAACTACTCCTCCCATGTGCACAACTCTTCGCTATGTCCAACCCGTCACATGAATCATCCGATGGGGGGCGCGCCTTCGCCCCTCGCGCCCGCTTCATCACCTTAGGCAGCACAGTTCttctgcaaatttttaattgcaCCGCTTGCTACTTATCATAGTACTCGTTTTCCATCTGCTCCAGAATTTTTAGCTTCTCCGATAACGTCACGTTTAtcatattttccttttttttttttaaccgttTTTCTAACTCGtcctttattttctcttcaaaGATTAGggagttcatttttttactgcGCGCGTGGGTTTtcctttcgtttttcttgGGGGGGTTCTTCTGGGGGAAGTCCCTGCTGAGGGGGTTGCTACTGAGGTGGTTGCTAGTAAAGGCATTCCCACTGCTTCCGTTGAGGTGGCTAAGGCCATTTTGTTTAGCGTAACCGTTGTGGCTATTGTATCCGCTTTGGGGTGACTTCCCCTTGATGTAGCTCCCCCAGTTGTTCATGCCACACCGCCTGCTTTTAAACAGGTTTTCATCACTGCCAGCATCCTTAACGTTGGCCCCGAAAGGGTTATCCTCACTGCAGTTGCTAAGCTGGTCCTCGGAATTCCCATCGTAGAAGTCGCTGGGGAAGTTGTTCTCGTGCGAACCGACGTCCAAATTATTCTCCAGGTGATAATCACTTCCCACGCTTCCTTCGTAGCAGTCGCTACTCACAGGATCGTCGCCACGGCCATCAACGCTGCTCACGCCGCTGCAGACGCCGCTGCACACATCGCTGCACGCATCGCTACAGGCATCGCTACAGGCATCGCTACCGGCATCACTGCTCGAGCTCTCGTCGGGGTAATCCGACATTTCCTTCACTGTGTCTCGATCGGAGCTGGACGAGGAAAAGGACTTCGAGTCATACTCGTTGGAGTTGTTGCCATACACATCCTCCAACACAATAACCTCCGAAGAATCTAcatgattatttttaatgtggTACAGATAATCCATATAATCGTTTACCTCTATTTTCTGATCATCTACGATGTACAAATCGTATTCATATTCCTGCTCTGTTTTGCTGCGTGGGTCCTTCTCCGCCTGCCCCTGTGTGTGCTCATTCGGCTCATCCGTTCGAGCAGCATCGGCATCTTCACCTACATCCTTCCCCGCGTTGACCCCCCCATCAGCGTAGCCCCCTTCTTGCAGCAAATCCACATcgataattttgtaaattccttttttctgcgcGTCCAAATCGACGTACTGAATATTCTGGTTCACTattttgtacctttttaaattatttatggcTTCCTTTAAATCCTTTTCATACCCCTTAAAGGAGTTgaattttctctttctctcgGCAAGGGGTGACAAATCACTGCAACTGCTGTGGTACTGTTCATGCTTTAGGAACAAGTTAACACATTCgacatttttcttctctaTATCTACCTCGGGAATTACCGTGTCGATgtgtttgtaaaatattcCATTGCATACTCTTTTGTTGGACTTTTTCACGTAAATTGACGGGATGGTTATCTCATCGACTTTTCTTTTCACTCTGATTATaaccttttcgttttttccctccccttttttctcggcgtcgttttttttgtaatcgtttttttcgctgtccttatacatttttattagccTTTCATCaaaagtgggggaaaaaaaaatgatctcATGCTTGGGCTTCTCTGTGCAATCTTCCTGCTCTTCGCAAAGCTGTTCGTTATATCTTTATTTGGAAATGCCCAAACCATTAAGTTAACATATAGCATTGGGGTACTTCTCTTCCTGGTATCCTACTACAGCAATTGTGTAAAAGATTTATGGCTATCTCCGTTGCGCCCTCGAAAGGATCCTCTCCGTTTTATCAGTATACGTTTTTATGTGCTTATGTTTCTGGGCACCTTTTTATCTATGCAAATGTATACACGGTGTTCACACGATGTGCACTTGCGTTGGCGCGATCGCTCTGGCGGCTTCCAATTCGAGCTCGCGTTATacgaaaaattgcacaatCGAACGGATGAGCGGGTGAACGGATGAACGAACGAATGGCACACAGAATTGTTTATACCGGTTTGGGTGAGCGAGGAGAAATACTCAAAAATGGTGAGTAATTAAATTGGTAAAGGCGAGGGgggagtgaaaaaagaaaggctCCTACTTAGTACTAGGAATGCTCCAAGGGGGAACCAATTAAATGATGTATAAATGCACGTACAAATCTGCACATATGTAGAAACACTTGTAGCTATCACGCAGCTTCTTATTTCTGTAAAATAGTACTACATTTTAAGTAGCATTTTTGGGGAAAACTAACCACACTGTGAACAGTTCTGGATGTAGGCCCactttcgaatttttttgcagctgTTTGGGTAGCCTGCCTCTCCTCACTTCTTccatttatgcatatattggtggcaaaaatggacgctataaaaatatgtacatgtatttatttttgttccctcTAAATGAGTGAATAAATTGCCATGCTGTGACTTCACCGCTGGGCCGACAAGCTCCATAAGATTACGCATCCGAAGTATACTTCTTCAAGTCATTCGGGCTGTATACTATTTTAATGGTTAATGAGCAGCTTGGGCATCTTAAAACATCTTCGCCCTTTAAAATGCCTTCCAGAGTTACTTCAAAAATGTCTCCGCAGGGgcatgggtaaaaaaatgttttaatcGTTTCGTCAAATTCGAAATCTTCTAATTTTACTTCTTCGTATATAACGTCATATGCCTCATTAATTTCTGGAAGGTTATTTTCAACTATCATCTTCCGAAAGTTTTATCTTAAACGGTTTTGCTAAGTATATGAAATGTCGTCGTGGGGGAGTACAGGCGAATTTGCTGGCAGTTTGGAATTCTTCAACGTCCGCTTCAGTATT contains:
- a CDS encoding hypothetical protein, conserved (encoded by transcript PVX_123550A), with amino-acid sequence MTITLDSFNEQKVHNNQNKRKYNCRLNFKRFTKRRNNYNEDNRDSKINIKTALIKNEVISDDNDEFIDSNLMRTCHRFRLYKHSSNKIDIYYPYDKKKLDKYDYERDQTFCSLTDIEDVVNNGDDKSSKFFYYKNKSLNDYKSCFEKKNKKTKWFRLRKKKKKDHAMDESLKYLNESVCSNYKEANKNNKLDNSSKYSKNCVINTTVNGIRGFSAWIF
- a CDS encoding hypothetical protein, conserved (encoded by transcript PVX_123565A), which codes for MIVENNLPEINEAYDVIYEEVKLEDFEFDETIKTFFYPCPCGDIFEVTLEGILKGEDVLRCPSCSLTIKIVYSPNDLKKYTSDA
- a CDS encoding hypothetical protein, conserved (encoded by transcript PVX_123555A), encoding MAFFRTNKIHKKGNSKCSHKLERHILSGPLEGGQSLESGEEEGDESYEVGAKDGWDPCAGSKKEETNERRGKADDEEGDAESHSSGTTANSDENDDNTENVTNVQCESIAQYLDGDFLWSVINALNEGQKKSPAVRLRGGDEHAEQGMHNKMPQIYISKKYIDVGCLAAWKLSSSKSKSDTKKLKDNNVNTYWQSSGIGPHTITIQFFKLTKISKIYLLFNYLLDESYTPYEISIKVGNDENRLDVLCTTFCDVNKHPVDEPFWFVIDLAKFQLLSYLYNYNMSTFKRSNFIYCRYLQICVMSSQHYGRDTRIRQVKIFGPTYPFYKHDKSLIL
- a CDS encoding hypothetical protein, conserved (encoded by transcript PVX_123560A), whose translation is MYKDSEKNDYKKNDAEKKGEGKNEKVIIRVKRKVDEITIPSIYVKKSNKRVCNGIFYKHIDTVIPEVDIEKKNVECVNLFLKHEQYHSSCSDLSPLAERKRKFNSFKGYEKDLKEAINNLKRYKIVNQNIQYVDLDAQKKGIYKIIDVDLLQEGGYADGGVNAGKDVGEDADAARTDEPNEHTQGQAEKDPRSKTEQEYEYDLYIVDDQKIEVNDYMDYLYHIKNNHVDSSEVIVLEDVYGNNSNEYDSKSFSSSSSDRDTVKEMSDYPDESSSSDAGSDACSDACSDACSDVCSGVCSGVSSVDGRGDDPVSSDCYEGSVGSDYHLENNLDVGSHENNFPSDFYDGNSEDQLSNCSEDNPFGANVKDAGSDENLFKSRRCGMNNWGSYIKGKSPQSGYNSHNGYAKQNGLSHLNGSSGNAFTSNHLSSNPLSRDFPQKNPPKKNERKTHARSKKMNSLIFEEKIKDELEKRLKKKKENMINVTLSEKLKILEQMENEYYDK